A stretch of the Aegilops tauschii subsp. strangulata cultivar AL8/78 chromosome 4, Aet v6.0, whole genome shotgun sequence genome encodes the following:
- the LOC109731538 gene encoding MEIOTIC F-BOX protein MOF-like: MGTAASTRERDAIHTEMETAAVSSSKRARLGGSDRLSDLPDCLLHDILSLLGCRQAVRTSALSRRWRHLWRSMTCLNIDQREFQRSGVPPPLDVCQWDSFEDMADSLLSTSITTPSAPLDAFRLHLVDGSKKTGVDRWIRRGLARRPAAVDIHYGYGYVGRVCWPDTSRLASGATCRLTRLRLFGVQLSPSFGRDLGDQCPVLEDLHIENCREDFCTVASPTLKSFALVSPSDYSYRSSALVLAVPHLASLRLVLPFSGYRGYAVATSENEVLASLVQASICIKDMDDEVQRNRRVMKPHKLDFLKSMCNFLACIPNVRNLHLSGFTTTRPPDPSSLPPLPCSAAALHRGVPASLLRPPATTLLSAAIGDAARAKLERLGGGGLLLAHQLLKIDAAAPILIFLAVMADNGGWSVAAGL; the protein is encoded by the exons ATGGGGACGGCGGCCTCCACCCGCGAGCGCGATGCAATCCACACGGAGATGGAGACGGCGGCAGTCTCCTCCAGCAAGCGCGCCCGCCTCGGCGGCTCCGACCGGCTGAGCGACCTGCCAGACTGCCTCCTGCACGACATCCTCTCCCTCCTCGGGTGCCGGCAGGCCGTGCGCACGAGCGCGCTCTCGCGTCGGTGGAGGCACCTCTGGCGCTCCATGACCTGCCTCAACATCGACCAGCGCGAGTTCCAGCGCTCCGGCGTCCCACCGCCATTAGACGTGTGCCAGTGGGACAGCTTCGAAGACATGGCCGACAGCCTGCTATCGACGTCGATCACCACCCCATCGGCGCCGCTGGACGCGTTCCGCCTGCACTTGGTCGACGGCAGCAAGAAGACGGGCGTCGACAGGTGGATCCGCCGCGGGCTCGCGCGCCGGCCGGCTGCCGTCGACATACACTACGGCTACGGCTACGTCGGCAGAGTCTGCTGGCCGGACACGTCGCGCTTGGCCTCCGGCGCTACCTGCCGCCTCACGAGGCTCCGTCTCTTCGGCGTCCAGCTGAGCCCTAGTTTCGGGCGGGATCTCGGCGACCAGTGCCCCGTCCTCGAGGACCTGCACATCGAGAACTGCAGAGAAGATTTCTGCACCGTCGCATCTCCCACGCTCAAGAGCTTCGCCCTCGTCAGCCCCTCCGATTACAGCTACAGGTCCTCCGCTCTTGTCCTGGCGGTTCCTCACCTAGCCTCGTTGCGCCTCGTGCTCCCGTTCAGCGGCTACCGTGGCTACGCCGTCGCCACTTCTGAGAACGAGGTGCTGGCATCGCTCGTCCAGGCGTCCATCTGTATAAAGGACATGGATGACGAGGTGCAGCGGAACAGACGGGTGATGAAGCCGCACAAGCTtgatttcttgaagtccatgtgcaACTTCCTCGCCTGCATCCCCAATGTCAGAAATCTACATCTCTCGGGGTTCACCACGACG CGGCCGCCGGATCCTTCCTCCCTACCCCcgctcccgtgcagcgccgccgcGCTGCACCGGGGCGtccccgcctccctccttcgGCCCCCCGCCACCACTCTCCTCTCCGCCGCCATCGGTGACGCCGCCAGGGCAAAGCTCGAGCGGCTTGGCGGCGGCGGTCTTCTCCTCGCGCATCAGCTACTCAAGATCGATGCAGCGGCTCCGATCTTGATCTTCTTGGCGGTGATGGCGGACAACGGCGGCTGGAGTGTGGCAGCGGGTCTGTAG